From a region of the Nocardioides ginsengisegetis genome:
- a CDS encoding WS/DGAT/MGAT family O-acyltransferase: MDRLSGLDASFLYLETPAQLMHVCGLIVLDPSTMPDGYSFESMQAEIDRRVSDVPAFTRKLRRVPLGLDHPIWVRDRQFDIERHVHRLALPEPGGYKELVTLAGHLAGQPLDRSRPLWEMWVIEGYEGDKVAVFSKMHHATVDGVSGANLISHLCSLEADAEPLALGPKQEYGREPGRRELLSRAIVSNVAHRPMTAVKLLTPSAQLITRTVGRARTGTAMAAPFTAPRTSFNGTITGHRAIAVADISLDDIREIKSATGTTVNDVVLAVAGGALRSYLDARGELPDTSLLATVPVSVREQSKREGGANKVSALFAKLGTDVEDPLERLEEMSRNNRNAKDHHQAISADSLQDWAEFAAPRTFGLAVRAYAGLRLAEKHPVVHNLVISNVPGPPIPLYFMGAQILALYPLGPVFHGAGLNITVMSNHGHMHVGIIACRESLPDVDDLVQRFPAELAALKAAVIAQQTAKQLR, translated from the coding sequence ATGGACCGCCTCTCCGGGCTCGACGCGAGCTTCCTCTACCTCGAGACGCCCGCGCAGCTCATGCACGTGTGCGGGCTGATCGTCCTGGACCCCTCGACGATGCCCGACGGCTACTCCTTCGAGTCGATGCAGGCCGAGATCGACCGCCGGGTCAGCGACGTGCCGGCGTTCACCCGCAAGCTGCGCCGGGTGCCGCTGGGCCTGGACCACCCGATCTGGGTGCGCGACCGGCAGTTCGACATCGAGCGCCACGTGCACCGCCTCGCGCTGCCCGAGCCGGGCGGCTACAAGGAGCTCGTCACGCTCGCGGGCCACCTCGCCGGGCAGCCGCTGGACCGCTCGCGGCCGCTGTGGGAGATGTGGGTGATCGAGGGCTACGAGGGCGACAAGGTCGCGGTCTTCTCCAAGATGCACCACGCGACGGTCGACGGCGTCTCCGGCGCCAACCTGATCTCCCACCTGTGCAGCCTCGAGGCCGACGCCGAGCCGCTGGCGCTCGGGCCCAAGCAGGAGTACGGCCGGGAGCCGGGCCGTCGCGAGCTGCTCAGCCGCGCCATCGTCAGCAACGTGGCCCACCGCCCGATGACCGCGGTCAAGCTGCTGACGCCGTCGGCGCAACTGATCACCAGGACGGTCGGCCGGGCTCGCACCGGCACCGCGATGGCGGCCCCCTTCACCGCACCGCGTACGTCGTTCAACGGCACCATCACCGGCCACCGGGCGATCGCCGTGGCCGACATCAGCCTCGACGACATCCGCGAGATCAAGTCCGCCACCGGCACCACCGTCAACGACGTGGTGCTGGCCGTCGCCGGCGGCGCCCTGCGCTCCTACCTCGACGCCCGCGGCGAGCTGCCCGACACCTCCCTGCTGGCCACGGTGCCGGTCTCGGTGCGCGAGCAGTCCAAGCGCGAGGGCGGCGCCAACAAGGTCTCCGCGCTCTTCGCCAAGCTCGGCACCGACGTCGAGGACCCGCTCGAGCGCCTCGAGGAGATGTCCCGCAACAACCGCAACGCCAAGGACCACCACCAGGCCATCAGCGCCGACTCCCTGCAGGACTGGGCGGAGTTCGCCGCGCCGCGGACCTTCGGCCTCGCCGTCCGGGCGTACGCCGGCCTCCGGCTCGCCGAGAAGCACCCGGTCGTGCACAACCTGGTCATCTCCAACGTGCCCGGGCCGCCGATCCCGCTCTACTTCATGGGGGCGCAGATCCTGGCGCTCTACCCCCTGGGGCCGGTCTTCCACGGCGCCGGGCTGAACATCACCGTGATGTCCAACCACGGCCACATGCACGTCGGGATCATCGCCTGCCGCGAGTCGCTGCCGGACGTGGACGACCTGGTGCAGCGCTTCCCGGCCGAGCTGGCGGCCCTCAAGGCCGCGGTCATCGCCCAGCAGACCGCCAAGCAACTGCGCTAG
- a CDS encoding alpha/beta hydrolase, with protein MSFLRRRLVAAALTANAIRPVPGYRAGIPSFFAGWMTGELAPHLLAVTAADTAVHLTRGKKRSRTGLVLAGATAAGLGFLIDQSRRVRTTAEDALVEGLGLDYVEQLDAKPTPAELATPWRKLVNPFRFKDLAVRVDKDIAYAPDHGRRGLLDIYRPAEGDLTDAPVLLQVHGGGWTIGKKDEQAIPLMKHLAAKGWVVVAINYRLSPRDAFPAHIVDVKRAIAWVKDNIASYGGDPSYVAITGGSAGGHLSALAAVTANDPEWQPGFEDADTSVQCAVPHYGVYDFAGSTGLRNAEQMRDRFLAPRILQKRWSDDPEAFEAASPILRVTRDAPDFFVIHGTVDSLVDVGQARLFVERLRQVSKRTVVYAELPGAQHAFDIFPSIRSAHMVRAIDRYLHWHWNIYRREQAGSPAPD; from the coding sequence ATGTCCTTCCTGCGCCGACGCCTCGTGGCGGCTGCCCTGACTGCCAACGCGATCCGCCCGGTGCCGGGCTACCGGGCCGGCATCCCGTCCTTCTTCGCCGGCTGGATGACCGGCGAGCTGGCCCCGCACCTGCTCGCGGTCACCGCGGCCGACACCGCCGTCCACCTCACGCGCGGGAAGAAGCGGAGCCGCACCGGCCTGGTCCTGGCCGGCGCCACCGCCGCCGGGCTGGGCTTCCTGATCGACCAGAGCCGCCGGGTGCGCACCACCGCCGAGGACGCACTCGTCGAGGGTCTGGGCCTCGACTACGTCGAGCAGCTCGACGCCAAGCCCACGCCGGCCGAGCTCGCGACCCCGTGGCGCAAGCTGGTCAACCCGTTCCGCTTCAAGGACCTCGCGGTCCGCGTCGACAAGGACATCGCCTACGCCCCCGACCACGGCCGGCGCGGGCTGCTCGACATCTACCGCCCGGCCGAGGGCGACCTGACCGACGCACCGGTGCTGCTGCAGGTGCACGGCGGCGGCTGGACGATCGGCAAGAAGGACGAGCAGGCGATCCCGCTCATGAAGCACCTCGCGGCCAAGGGCTGGGTGGTCGTGGCGATCAACTACCGTCTCTCCCCCCGCGACGCCTTCCCGGCGCACATCGTCGACGTCAAGCGCGCGATCGCCTGGGTCAAGGACAACATCGCGTCCTACGGCGGCGACCCGTCGTACGTCGCCATCACCGGCGGCTCCGCCGGAGGGCACCTCTCGGCGCTCGCCGCCGTGACCGCCAACGACCCGGAGTGGCAGCCCGGCTTCGAGGACGCCGACACCAGCGTGCAGTGCGCGGTGCCGCACTACGGCGTCTACGACTTCGCCGGCTCGACCGGGCTGCGCAACGCCGAGCAGATGCGCGACCGGTTCCTCGCGCCGCGGATCCTTCAGAAGCGCTGGAGCGACGACCCGGAGGCGTTCGAGGCGGCCTCCCCGATCCTGCGGGTCACCCGCGACGCCCCCGACTTCTTCGTCATCCACGGCACCGTCGACTCGCTCGTCGACGTCGGCCAGGCGCGACTGTTCGTCGAGCGGCTGCGCCAGGTGTCCAAGCGGACCGTCGTCTACGCCGAGCTGCCGGGCGCCCAGCACGCCTTCGACATCTTCCCCTCGATCCGCAGCGCCCACATGGTCCGCGCGATCGACCGCTACCTGCACTGGCACTGGAACATCTACCGCCGCGAGCAGGCGGGCTCCCCCGCTCCCGACTGA
- a CDS encoding acyl-CoA dehydrogenase has translation MSHPAASGVAVDPSESVEAVRRVVTDALDRSADWSALASAGLLALAVPTEQGGEGLGLAEVAVLLRETGARAVHLPVWETLCCGALTLAAHGTPDQRAAWLPGVADGSVLLAPAVREAGAGIPERPAARVSGGRVTGRKVAVTYAQRAQRLLVPAVDEDGRTVVAMVDPQGPGVTLLASGGSSARQPLHTVVLDGAPAELLEGDAATTLRHLAIAGLCLTAAGVVAGARDLTASYVKGREQFGRKLAEFQAVAQQVADVYIASRTIDLAAANAAWRIGAGLDVTDDLAVAAYWTATEGPAALRTCHHLHGGMGVDETYPLHHYFSWMADIAHALGGAVEDVHVEDPAAKNLELTAEQRALKAELRDYFTGLASHEEHVDMGRDRHGETYQRVIRQMGADGWMGIGWPTEYGGHGLGEVEQTIFANEAQRADVHLPAVTLQTVGPTLIRYGTPKQKAMFLPRILKGDVHFAIGYSEPDAGTDLASLRTTARRDGDHYVVNGQKLWTTGGHQADYLWLAVRTDPDAPKHRGISILIVDTTDPGYSWTPIITADGSHHVNATYFNDVRVPADMLVGEENQGWKLITTQLNHERVMLGPAGRLEGLRDRVAEWAAKAGVLERPDVVQVLGRVTAVFRVNELLNWEVARAAEGGEISVGDASSSKVFASEQVQHLAADLAGVVHRYGDPSDEETGQLMDYLDAQAKRNLVLTFGGGVNEVQRELIAMFGLGLPKVPR, from the coding sequence GTGAGCCACCCCGCAGCGTCAGGAGTCGCCGTGGACCCGTCCGAGTCGGTCGAGGCCGTCCGGCGCGTCGTCACCGATGCCCTGGACCGGTCCGCGGACTGGTCCGCACTCGCCTCCGCCGGCCTGCTGGCCCTGGCCGTGCCTACCGAGCAGGGCGGCGAGGGACTGGGGCTGGCCGAGGTCGCCGTATTGCTGCGCGAGACCGGCGCCCGGGCGGTGCACCTGCCGGTCTGGGAGACGCTCTGCTGCGGCGCGCTGACGCTGGCCGCGCACGGCACCCCCGACCAGCGTGCCGCCTGGTTGCCCGGTGTCGCCGACGGCTCGGTGCTGCTGGCGCCGGCGGTCCGTGAGGCCGGCGCCGGGATCCCCGAGCGCCCGGCCGCCCGGGTGAGCGGTGGGCGGGTGACCGGACGCAAGGTCGCGGTGACGTACGCCCAACGGGCCCAGCGGCTGCTGGTCCCGGCCGTGGACGAGGACGGACGCACGGTCGTCGCAATGGTCGACCCGCAGGGGCCCGGCGTCACCCTGCTGGCCAGCGGCGGCTCGTCGGCCCGGCAGCCGCTGCACACCGTCGTGCTCGACGGGGCACCGGCCGAGCTGCTCGAGGGGGACGCAGCGACCACGCTGCGCCACCTCGCGATCGCCGGCCTGTGCCTCACCGCCGCGGGGGTCGTGGCGGGCGCACGCGACCTGACCGCGTCGTACGTCAAGGGCCGTGAGCAGTTCGGCCGCAAGCTGGCGGAGTTCCAGGCTGTGGCCCAGCAGGTCGCCGACGTGTACATCGCCTCGCGGACGATCGACCTGGCCGCCGCCAACGCCGCGTGGCGGATCGGCGCGGGCCTGGACGTGACCGACGACCTCGCCGTGGCGGCGTACTGGACGGCCACCGAGGGCCCGGCCGCGCTGCGCACCTGCCACCACCTGCACGGCGGGATGGGCGTCGACGAGACCTACCCGCTGCACCACTACTTCTCCTGGATGGCCGACATCGCGCACGCGCTGGGCGGCGCCGTCGAGGACGTCCACGTCGAGGACCCGGCGGCGAAGAACCTCGAGCTGACGGCCGAGCAGCGGGCGCTCAAGGCGGAGCTGCGCGACTACTTCACCGGCCTCGCCTCGCACGAGGAGCACGTCGACATGGGCCGCGACCGGCATGGCGAGACCTACCAGCGGGTGATCCGGCAGATGGGCGCCGACGGCTGGATGGGGATCGGCTGGCCGACGGAGTACGGCGGGCACGGGCTCGGCGAGGTCGAGCAGACGATCTTCGCCAACGAGGCGCAGCGGGCCGACGTCCACCTCCCCGCCGTCACGCTGCAGACGGTCGGTCCGACCCTGATCCGCTACGGGACGCCGAAGCAGAAGGCGATGTTCCTTCCCCGGATCCTCAAGGGGGACGTGCACTTCGCGATCGGCTACAGCGAGCCCGACGCCGGCACCGACCTCGCCTCGCTGCGGACCACCGCGCGGCGCGACGGTGACCACTACGTCGTCAACGGGCAGAAGCTCTGGACGACCGGTGGCCACCAGGCCGACTACCTGTGGCTGGCCGTGCGGACCGACCCGGACGCGCCCAAGCACCGCGGCATCTCGATCCTGATCGTGGACACCACCGACCCCGGCTACAGCTGGACACCGATCATCACCGCCGACGGTTCGCACCACGTCAACGCGACGTACTTCAACGACGTCCGGGTGCCCGCCGACATGCTGGTCGGCGAGGAGAACCAGGGCTGGAAGCTGATCACCACCCAGCTCAACCACGAGCGGGTCATGCTCGGCCCGGCCGGGCGGCTCGAGGGGCTGCGGGACCGGGTGGCCGAGTGGGCGGCCAAGGCGGGTGTCCTGGAACGGCCGGACGTCGTCCAGGTGCTGGGGCGGGTGACCGCGGTGTTCCGCGTCAACGAGCTGCTCAACTGGGAGGTCGCGCGAGCCGCCGAGGGCGGCGAGATCTCGGTGGGTGACGCGTCGTCGTCGAAGGTCTTCGCCTCCGAGCAGGTGCAGCACCTCGCCGCCGACCTGGCCGGCGTCGTGCACCGCTACGGCGACCCGAGCGACGAGGAGACCGGCCAGCTGATGGACTACCTCGACGCGCAGGCCAAGCGGAACCTCGTGCTGACGTTCGGCGGCGGGGTCAACGAGGTGCAGCGCGAGCTGATCGCGATGTTCGGGCTGGGGCTGCCGAAGGTGCCGCGATGA
- a CDS encoding bifunctional MaoC family dehydratase N-terminal/OB-fold nucleic acid binding domain-containing protein encodes MSLHDQVMAEAARIQGLGETAGREARDPVNQPTINNWLEAMGNTNPRFAAGSGRGEAPPSMAQVWTMYGLGGKPPADDPLHGMMNVLTDAGYTAVLGTNCEQEYVRYLRVGEQVRVTTALDSVVGPKQTAMGEGYFVTSRSTWYVGSEVVATMLFRVLKYKPRSVVEERAPASVSKPETFVLRPMQNRDTEFFWDGTAAGELRIQSCNACGALRFPPGPACPDCGALDRGHVVASGRGTVFSYVVHRHPPVPGRDLPILIAVVDLEEGVRMVGELVNVEPDDIKIGMPVTVDFRRIDDDLTLPVWRTS; translated from the coding sequence ATGAGTCTCCACGACCAGGTGATGGCCGAGGCCGCGCGCATCCAGGGGCTCGGGGAGACGGCCGGGCGCGAGGCCCGCGACCCGGTCAACCAGCCGACGATCAACAACTGGCTCGAGGCGATGGGCAACACCAACCCGCGCTTCGCAGCCGGGTCGGGCCGGGGCGAGGCGCCGCCGTCGATGGCGCAGGTGTGGACGATGTACGGCCTCGGTGGCAAACCTCCGGCCGACGACCCGCTGCACGGGATGATGAACGTCCTCACCGACGCCGGCTACACGGCCGTCCTCGGCACCAACTGCGAGCAGGAGTACGTCCGCTACCTGCGCGTCGGCGAGCAGGTCCGCGTCACCACCGCCCTCGACTCCGTCGTGGGCCCCAAGCAGACCGCGATGGGCGAGGGCTACTTCGTGACCTCTCGCAGCACCTGGTACGTCGGCAGCGAGGTCGTCGCCACGATGTTGTTCCGGGTCCTGAAGTACAAGCCCCGTTCGGTGGTTGAGGAGCGAGCGCCAGCGAGCGTCTCGAAACCCGAGACCTTCGTCCTGCGCCCGATGCAGAACCGCGACACGGAGTTCTTCTGGGACGGCACGGCGGCCGGGGAGCTGCGCATCCAGTCCTGCAACGCCTGCGGCGCGCTCCGCTTCCCGCCCGGCCCGGCCTGCCCGGACTGTGGAGCGCTGGACCGCGGCCACGTGGTGGCGTCCGGGCGCGGCACCGTCTTCTCGTACGTCGTCCACCGTCACCCGCCCGTGCCGGGCCGCGACCTGCCGATCCTGATCGCCGTGGTCGACCTCGAGGAGGGCGTCCGGATGGTCGGCGAGCTGGTGAACGTGGAGCCCGACGACATCAAGATCGGGATGCCGGTGACGGTCGACTTCCGCCGCATCGACGACGACCTGACCCTGCCGGTCTGGAGGACCTCGTGA
- a CDS encoding alpha/beta fold hydrolase — translation MTCFSPRALLRRQVYMPWAQVPRGRMVELPGRGSTYVTDTPGPRPDSPTVVLLHAVGCTGLLTWYPAIRPLSERFRVVTLDQRWHGRGISSDAFSLHDCADDVASLIEVLGLHQVVVAGYSMGSIVAQRVWRQHPDLVEGLVLCATTDRFRSTPSERAFHQGMELTMLGLRGFSRSRTAARAARAATKALVEPSDIHEWAMAEFRSTSPWAVGQAVAALGRHHSRPWLHRIDVPTAVVVTLHDKVLPPSNQLAIARRIPGATVHEIDAGHAACVLEAEKFVPALVEACTTVHARRRDFRRRRA, via the coding sequence ATGACCTGCTTCTCACCCCGCGCGCTGCTGCGCCGGCAGGTGTACATGCCCTGGGCCCAGGTCCCGCGGGGCCGGATGGTCGAGCTGCCCGGCCGGGGGTCGACGTACGTCACCGACACGCCGGGCCCGCGCCCCGACTCCCCCACCGTGGTGCTGCTGCACGCGGTCGGCTGCACGGGGCTGCTGACGTGGTACCCCGCGATCCGGCCGCTCTCCGAGCGCTTCCGCGTCGTCACCCTGGACCAGCGCTGGCACGGCCGCGGTATCTCCTCCGACGCGTTCTCGCTCCACGACTGCGCCGACGACGTCGCCTCGCTCATCGAGGTCCTGGGGCTGCACCAGGTCGTCGTCGCGGGCTACTCCATGGGCTCGATCGTGGCCCAGCGCGTCTGGCGCCAGCACCCCGACCTGGTCGAGGGCCTGGTGCTGTGCGCGACCACCGACCGCTTCCGCTCCACCCCCTCCGAGCGCGCCTTCCACCAGGGCATGGAGCTGACCATGCTCGGCCTCCGCGGGTTCTCCCGGTCACGTACGGCGGCGCGCGCTGCCCGAGCGGCGACCAAGGCCCTCGTCGAGCCGAGCGACATCCACGAGTGGGCGATGGCGGAGTTCCGCAGCACCAGCCCGTGGGCGGTCGGCCAGGCCGTCGCCGCGCTCGGCCGGCACCACTCGCGTCCGTGGCTGCACCGCATCGACGTGCCGACCGCCGTCGTCGTCACGCTCCACGACAAGGTGCTGCCGCCCAGCAACCAGCTGGCCATCGCCCGCCGGATCCCCGGCGCCACCGTCCACGAGATCGACGCCGGCCACGCCGCCTGCGTGCTGGAGGCGGAGAAGTTCGTGCCGGCGCTGGTCGAGGCCTGCACGACCGTCCACGCCCGCCGCCGCGACTTCCGGCGGCGCCGGGCCTGA
- a CDS encoding pyridoxal-dependent decarboxylase, with product MQDAPDIFARVAQHAALFRAGLRERRVAPDGDAARLAKAFGDPLPDAGSNPVAVVDALVRAAEPGLVATAGPRFFGFVIGGSLPAATAADMLTSAWDQCAFNAVLSPAAIAAERAAGSWLKDLLGIPAWSSVGFVTGAQEANTVGLAAARHHVLAVAGWDVARRGLLGGPAVRVVASAERHATIDRSLRLLGLGDDCVEEVATDANGAMDMVDLARVMGARDDGPTILCLQAGNVNTGACDDLVAGCDVARQYDAWVHVDGAFGLWAAASPTTSHLVRGLERADSWGCDGHKWLNLPYDSGFAFCAHPQVHAAAVSYTASYLSGSGEVEPGGADLTLSSSRRARGFAAWAGLRELGRDGVAELVERPCALARRFADSLSARGVEVVNDVVLNQVLVSFGSDATTDAVIAGVQREGTCWMGGTTWRGRRLMRISVSNWSTTQEDVDASVDAIMRVRARLRSS from the coding sequence GTGCAGGATGCCCCCGACATCTTCGCGCGAGTCGCGCAGCACGCTGCGCTCTTCCGCGCCGGCCTGCGCGAGCGCCGTGTCGCCCCCGACGGCGACGCCGCGCGGCTCGCGAAGGCCTTCGGCGACCCGTTGCCGGACGCCGGCAGCAACCCGGTCGCGGTGGTCGACGCGCTGGTCAGGGCCGCCGAGCCGGGGCTGGTGGCGACGGCGGGGCCGCGCTTCTTCGGCTTCGTGATCGGCGGCAGCCTGCCCGCGGCCACCGCCGCCGACATGCTCACGAGCGCGTGGGACCAGTGCGCCTTCAACGCGGTGCTCTCGCCGGCCGCGATCGCGGCCGAGCGGGCCGCCGGGAGCTGGCTCAAGGACCTGCTCGGGATCCCGGCGTGGTCGTCGGTGGGCTTCGTCACCGGGGCCCAGGAGGCCAACACCGTCGGCCTGGCTGCGGCGCGCCACCACGTGCTGGCCGTGGCCGGCTGGGATGTCGCGCGGCGCGGCCTGCTGGGCGGCCCGGCCGTGCGGGTGGTCGCGAGCGCCGAGCGGCACGCCACGATCGACCGGTCGCTGCGGCTGTTGGGCCTCGGGGACGACTGCGTCGAGGAGGTCGCCACCGACGCCAACGGCGCGATGGACATGGTCGACCTCGCGCGGGTGATGGGCGCCCGCGACGACGGGCCGACGATCCTGTGCCTGCAGGCCGGCAACGTGAACACGGGTGCCTGCGACGACCTCGTCGCCGGCTGCGACGTCGCCCGGCAGTACGACGCATGGGTGCACGTCGACGGCGCGTTCGGGTTGTGGGCCGCGGCCAGCCCCACGACCAGCCACCTGGTGCGCGGGCTCGAGCGAGCCGACTCGTGGGGCTGCGACGGGCACAAGTGGCTGAACCTGCCCTACGACAGCGGCTTCGCCTTCTGTGCCCACCCGCAGGTGCACGCGGCGGCGGTGTCCTACACCGCGTCGTACCTCTCGGGGTCGGGGGAGGTCGAGCCGGGCGGAGCCGACCTGACGCTGTCGTCCTCGCGACGCGCGCGGGGCTTCGCGGCCTGGGCCGGGCTGCGCGAGCTGGGCCGCGACGGGGTGGCGGAGCTCGTCGAGCGGCCGTGCGCGCTGGCCCGGCGGTTCGCCGACTCGCTGTCGGCGCGCGGGGTCGAGGTGGTCAACGACGTGGTGCTCAACCAGGTGCTGGTGTCGTTCGGGTCCGACGCGACCACCGACGCGGTCATCGCCGGCGTTCAGCGCGAGGGCACCTGCTGGATGGGCGGCACGACCTGGCGCGGGCGGCGGCTGATGCGGATCTCGGTCTCGAACTGGTCGACCACGCAGGAGGACGTGGACGCCTCGGTCGACGCGATCATGCGGGTTCGCGCGCGGTTGCGGTCGTCCTGA
- a CDS encoding ScyD/ScyE family protein, which yields MTLRRLGSRAVTSMVAVATLAASGLVHAGAAQADPSVSITPVLTGLGAPRGITFDGRGAMYVSESGVAGAGPFGMTTTGKVSKYKQGSTTPAWTTGFNSLYASEDPSAPPDVLGPEGLSSLGGGCMTNGHGKRHGCQLLMIASESTPGVLAASGGTVNDPQAGHLYRLNGATGAATSTSDVGSQMYQWTGDHASLFEDFPDSNPFGVLVTRGAGHGTRTFVADAGANTISEIMRDGTARVVAYTPNEDFGAFRDSTPTCIAQGPDGFLYVGTLDFVSNLFVPPGTGGLSSVWRVDPNANYPTVPTVWATGLTTITGCTFDRQGNFWAAEMFAGGADATPPGDVVRIPFAHPTTQTHFGAGRLLLPGGIAQGPDDAMYVTVGSAAPGLSGGVMRVAVDH from the coding sequence ATGACCCTTCGTCGTCTGGGCAGTCGTGCAGTGACATCGATGGTGGCTGTCGCCACGCTCGCAGCGAGCGGGCTGGTGCATGCCGGGGCCGCGCAGGCCGATCCGTCCGTGTCGATCACCCCGGTGCTCACCGGGCTGGGTGCGCCTCGCGGGATCACGTTCGACGGCAGAGGCGCCATGTACGTCTCGGAGTCCGGCGTCGCGGGCGCCGGCCCCTTCGGCATGACCACCACCGGCAAGGTGAGCAAGTACAAGCAGGGTTCGACCACGCCGGCGTGGACGACCGGCTTCAACTCCCTGTACGCGTCGGAGGACCCGTCCGCGCCCCCCGACGTGCTCGGACCCGAGGGGCTCAGCTCGCTGGGCGGCGGCTGCATGACGAACGGCCACGGCAAGCGCCACGGGTGCCAGCTGCTGATGATCGCCAGCGAGTCGACCCCTGGTGTGCTCGCGGCGAGCGGCGGGACCGTGAACGACCCGCAGGCCGGGCACCTCTACCGGCTCAACGGAGCCACCGGCGCCGCGACCTCGACGTCGGACGTCGGCTCGCAGATGTACCAGTGGACCGGCGATCACGCGAGCCTCTTCGAGGACTTCCCGGACTCCAACCCCTTCGGTGTGCTCGTCACCAGGGGCGCAGGCCACGGCACCCGCACCTTCGTCGCCGACGCCGGCGCCAACACGATCAGCGAGATCATGCGGGACGGCACGGCGCGAGTCGTGGCCTACACCCCGAACGAGGACTTCGGCGCGTTCCGCGACTCCACGCCCACCTGCATCGCGCAGGGCCCGGACGGCTTCCTGTACGTCGGCACGCTCGACTTCGTCTCGAACCTGTTCGTGCCTCCCGGCACCGGTGGCCTCTCCAGCGTGTGGCGGGTGGACCCGAACGCCAACTACCCGACGGTGCCCACGGTGTGGGCGACCGGGCTGACGACCATCACCGGGTGCACCTTCGACCGGCAGGGCAACTTCTGGGCCGCCGAGATGTTCGCCGGAGGCGCCGACGCGACCCCGCCCGGGGACGTCGTCCGGATTCCGTTCGCGCACCCCACGACCCAGACGCACTTCGGGGCCGGCCGGCTGCTGCTGCCCGGCGGCATCGCCCAGGGTCCCGATGACGCGATGTACGTGACCGTCGGCTCGGCCGCGCCCGGGCTCAGCGGCGGGGTGATGCGGGTGGCCGTCGACCACTGA
- a CDS encoding MaoC/PaaZ C-terminal domain-containing protein has product MGDVLAPWELPITPTLVVSTAIATRDFQDVHHDRDLAQGHGSKDIFLNILTSNGLVERYVTDRLGHDIDVLGIAIRLGAPAHPYDTLTFTGTVASVEDGVATIDVRGAVSLGDHVTGTVRVRA; this is encoded by the coding sequence GTGGGAGACGTCCTGGCCCCGTGGGAGCTGCCGATCACGCCGACGCTGGTGGTGAGCACCGCCATCGCGACCCGCGACTTCCAGGACGTGCACCACGACCGCGACCTCGCGCAGGGGCACGGGAGCAAGGACATCTTCCTCAACATCCTGACCTCCAACGGCCTCGTGGAGCGCTACGTCACCGACCGGCTCGGCCACGACATCGACGTGCTGGGCATCGCGATCCGGCTCGGGGCGCCTGCCCACCCCTACGACACGTTGACGTTCACCGGCACGGTCGCGTCGGTCGAGGACGGCGTCGCGACGATCGACGTACGCGGTGCCGTGTCGCTGGGCGACCACGTGACCGGGACGGTACGGGTGCGCGCATGA